The DNA window AATAAAAGTATAAAAACAAATAAAAATAAAGACAGATATTTTTCTGTCTTTATTTTTATTTGGAAAATTTACTGCATTAGGTAGATAGAGGGGAATATATCTTTTGTGGATAAGAGAATATAGGGATGGAAAGTATAAGCATTCTAAAAATTATGTAAGGATATAACAGATGTCATTGTTTGTAAGATGAATAAAAAGTAAGGGTGTCACATTTTGTTGGAGTGTCACGAAATGTGATAACATATAGAAAAAAATGAAAATTAAAAAAATAATCATATGGCTAGTTATGCAATCTTGTATATTTATAGTTGAAAAAACAAAACAATAAATGACAGCCCTTGGCATGGACATTGCAAAATAATATAGACATAGGTGGGGAAGCAAATGAAAAAAGATAAAATTGTACAAGAACTAAAAAAAATTATCAAGAACGAAGATCAAAAAAATCCATACACAGATATAGAAATTGCAAAAAAATTAAATATCAGCAGAAGTGATGTTTCCATGATTCGATGCAATTTAAAAATTAAGGATTCAAGAGAAAGAAGAAAAAATCTTCTAATAAATGAAATACAGAAGATTTTAAAGGAAGAAAAAGCTGCTTCTGTAAGACGGGTGACTGCTATTTTAAATGAAAAGGGATACAAAATTTCTAGAAATTTAGTTTTTAAATTTTTAAAAGAAATTGAACCATCTATAAAAGATAATTCTAGTCATGAAATGAATAAATTTAATGAAATTCCCACAAAAGTTGAGGATATTCCATATGCATTTGACTCACTTATTGGTTCTAAAGGAAGCTTGAAACCTCAAATAGAGTTAGCAAAAGCTGCTATTTTATATCCAAAGAATGGACTTCACACTTTAATTTATGGACCAACTGGAGTGGGGAAGAGTGAAATGGCAGAATGTATGTATGGATTTGCAATTGAATCGAACACAAAGAAACAAGATGCACCTTTTATTGTTTTTAACTGTGCAGATTATGCAGATAATCCTCAATTATTATTATCCCAACTCTTTGGTTATAAGAAAGGTGCCTTTACAGGAGCAACAGACGACAAAGCAGGATTAGTAGAAAAAGCGAATGATGGAATTTTATTTCTAGATGAGATTCATAGATTGCCTCCTGAAGGACAGGAAATCTTTTTTCATCTCATTGATAAGGGGAGATTTAGGAGGCTAGGAGAAACAGAAAACTATAGGCAGGTGAATATACTGCTTATTGCAGCAACTACAGAAAATATAGAATCTAATTTATTGGCTACATTTAAAAGACGAATACCTATGATTATTGAATTACCAGCTTTATCTCATAGACCTTTTATTGAAAGATATAAAATCATTAAGAATTTTTTTAAACAAGAAGCTATTCGAATGAATGCAAATATTGTAGTATCTCAAAATGTAGTCAAGGCACTTATTCTATATGAACCTATTGGAAATATTGGTCAGATTCGTTCTGATATACAAGTTACTTGTGCAAGAAGCTTTTTAAAGTTAATGGGGAAAGAAAACAAGTCAATGAAAATTGATATTACAGAACTTCCAAATTCTGTTGTAAAAGGTCTTCTAAAGCTTAATTCATATAGAAATGAAATGAATAAGATTGTTAAAGGAGATCTTGAAGTCATCGATTCAAATAAAGTTATTATTCAAAATCTTGATGATACCCCTTATCTGCTCTCTAAAGAAATTTATAAGGAAATAGAAAGTAAATATAAAGTATTAAAATTTCAAGGAATTGATGAAGAGATTATCAATCGAATCATTGAAAATGAATTGGAAACGAAAATTTATAAATCAGTTAATACCATTAGAAAAAATAAATACAAGTTAGTTAAAAATGACTTAGAAAAAATTGTGGGTAGTAAAATTGTCCATATTGTAGAAAAAATGATTGATATTGCTAAAGAGTATCATAAAGATTTAGATAATAGTTTGTTTTATTGTTTAGCGACACATTTGGCAGCATCTTATGAAAGATTGATCCAAAATAAACCTATTAACAATCCAAAATTAGAAAAAATTAAAACACAATACCCTAAAGAATTTAGTATTGCTAAAGAAATGTCAGAGCTAGCGAGTTATAGTCTAAAAGTTAATTTTCCAGAGGATGAAATTGCGTTTATTGCCATGTATTTAAAATCTTGTGCAAGGAAGGATCTACTTTTGCAAAAACATGTAGGCGTAATTGTTCTATCTCACGGAAGAGTAGCAGAAGGGATGGCGACAGTTGCCAATCGTCTTTTAGGCGTTAACCATGCTAAAGCAGTAGAAATGTCATTAGATGAATCTCCTAGTGTAGCATTAAAAAATACAAAGCAAATTGCAAAAGAGATAGGAAATGAAAAAGGTATATTATTTCTAGTAGATATGGGATCTCTCACAGGATTTGGAGAAATTATTGGTAAAGAATTGTCTATAAAAACTAGGACAATTAATAGAGTGGATACGATGATGGTTATTGAAGCTGTTAGAAAAGCTATGATGCCAGATTCAAATCTTGATGAAATGGCAGATTCATTACAATCAGATGATAAGAGAATCTCTCCTAAAGAGATAATCAATGAAGATAAAAAAGTAATTATCTGTGTATGCTTAACAGGTGAGGGAACTGCAAAAGCGTTGGAAAACGTTATCAGCGAAAGAGTAAAATTAGATAACAAAATAGAAGTTATGACTATGAGTGTATTAGAAAATCATAATATTTCTGCAATCGTAAAAAAAATGTCTCAAGAAAAAAAAGTTATTGCTATTGTAGGAACAATCAATCCTCAAATACCTTTTATTCCGTTTATTGATGCAAGCGAAATCATTGAAGGAACAGGAGTGGAGAAGTTAGATAATTATATAAACTTAAGTAATAACATGTTTAATAAAAAGATAAACAAAAAAGTGAATATTTTAGCGAATGAATTGATTGATGAAAAAACAACAATACTTAAATCAGATATTCGGTCCAAAAAAGAAGCTATTGAAAAAATGACCAATTTACTATATGAACTAGGCTATGTAAAAGAAAAGTTTAAGGATTCTGTATATAAAAGAGAAGATATGCTTCCAACTTTATTTAAGGGAGGGGTTGCTCTTCCTCATGCAAATCCTAAATATGTAAATAAACCAATAATAGGAATTCTAACGCTGGAGAAACCCATATTATGGGATGCAAACAATGAGGTGGATTGCATATTTGTTGTAGCTATTAATGAGTATTATAAAGATGAATTTAGAAAGCTTTATAAGATGATCAATGATCCATATTTTCTCAATAAGATTAAGGAAAGTAGAAGTTTTGACGAATTGAGGGAGGTGATAAGGAATGTCTAAAAAACTTATGTTAAATGAAGAGGTTGTGGCAATCAATGTATCTGTAGAAAGCAGAGAACAGCTCCTTCATTTTATGGCAGATATGCTCAAAAAAGAAGGATATGTAAAAGAAACTTATGCTGAAGCAATTCTACAAAGGGAAGAAAAATTTTCTACTGGATTACCTACAGAAAAATTTGGTGTAGCAATTCCTCACACAGATGCTGTTCATGTAAATGAACCAATGATTAGTATTGTAACATTAAAAGAACCTATACAATTTTTAGAGATGGGAAATCCAGATGGAGAAGTTGATGTAAAAATTGTATTCATGCTTGCAATGAAAGACAGCGATACCCAGGTAAAATTATTAACGAATTTAATGGGAATTGTTCAAAATCAAGAGTTATTAAAAGAAATATATGAAGCGAACAAAGAGCAGTTGATTCTATTAATCAATAATAAGCTTAGTGAAACTTATTAAAAAAGGAGATGAAAATCATGAGAACATTTAGAGTATTAACAGTATGTGGAACAGGGATTGCAACTTCAACAGTTGCAGCTGAAAAATGCAAGGAAATGTTAACTGCAAGAGGATTGAGTATCGAAGTTATTGAATGTAAGGCTACTGAAGTGGAATCAAAAGTACCTGTTTTTCAACCAGATGTAATTGTACACACAACTATTTTAGGTGCAAAAGTTGCAGAAAATGTTAAGAAATTTAGAGGATTAGCGTTCTTAACAGGAATAGGAATGGATAAGTTAGCAGATGAAATCTCTGAGTACCTTAAAACTTTAGATAAATAATATAAAGGAGGGATTTGCATGACATTTATTAATTTCATATTAGATCTTGGTGCAAGTGTAATGATGCCTATTATCATAACAATTCTAGGACTTATTTTTAAACAGAAATTTTCTAAGGCATTTCGCTCAGGTTTAACAGTAGGAATCGGTTTTGTTGCAATATTTATGATTGTAGGAATGCTCGTAAGCAACCTTTCTCCTGCTACCCAAGCAATGGTAGAAAATTGGGGACTATCACTAGATGTTATGGACGTTGGATGGCCAATTTCTGCATCTATTAGTTTTGGGACAACCATTGTTCCAGCAGTATTTGGAATATGTTTTTTATTAAACATTATCATGTTGTCATTTAATTGGACAAAAACAATGAATGTTGATATTTGGAATTACTGGCATTTTATATTTACTGGTGCTTTAGTAATGTATTTAACAAACAATATGGTTTTAGGTCTAATTGCATCGGCTATCTGTTTCATTATCATTCTAAAGCTTGCAGACTTTACTGCTCCATATGTATCTGATTTCTTTGGTATGCCAGGGGTGTCACTACCTCATACAGAAACTGTATCCTGGGCACCTTTGGGAATTCTTATTGATAAGATTATTGATAGGATTCCAGTTATTAATAAAATTGAAATGCATCCTGAAGGAATTCAAAAGAAATTTGGCGTTTTAGGAGAGCCTATGATTATGGGATTATTCTTAGGTGCTGGAATAGGTGCATTAGCTGGATATGATGCGAAAGGAATTATTGCACTTGGTGTAAATATGGCAGCTGTTATGTTCTTAATGCCTAGGATGGTTAGAATTTTGATGGAAGGATTGTTACCATTATCTGAAAGTGCTAGAGAATATATTGGACAAAAATTCCCTGGAAAAGAAGTTTATATTGGTTTAGATGCAGCAGTAGCTATTGGACATCCCTCAGTAATTTCTACAGGTTTGATCTTAATTCCTATTACACTTCTTTTAGCTGTAGTCCTTCCAGGAAATCGTGTTTTACCTTTTACTGATTTAGGACTTGTTCCAATTTTGATTGTTTGGGCGGTTGCGCCATCTAAAGGAAATGTTTTTAGGGGAGTTATTACTGGAACTATATTTATGGCATTAATATTATTAATTGCAACAGATTTAGCAGAAATAACAACGATCATGGCGAGAGATGTTCAATTCCCTATTCCAGAAGGAACTTCTTTAATATCTTCATTAGATGAAGGAGCTCATTTAATTCCTTATCTAATCTATAAAGTATTTAGCTTTTTCTTTTAAATTAAATAGTTAGAGGAGTTTTACTAATAACTCCTCTAATAACATCAAATAATGAAAGGAATGATTTAATATGTTATTAGAAGAACAAAGAAAAAAAATTGTAGAAATCGGAAGAAGAATTCAGTCAGATAAATTGGTACCCCTTACTTTTGGAAATTTCAGTATTAGAGATTTTGAGACAGGATACGTTTGTATCACACCATCTGGAATGCCTTATGAAACATTAACACCTGAAGATATCGTTGTGGTCGATGTAAATGGAAATCATGTAGATGGAAAAAGAACACCCTCTATTGAAACAGGTCTTCACTGTTCAGTATATAGAAAAAGACCTGAGGTTGGAAGTGTGGTACACACCCATTCTACATTTGTAACGGCATGGGCTTCTTGCAATAAAGAAATTCCTAGTGTTGTAGCTGAAGTTGCTGCACTTGTAAGTGGTAAAGTAAAATGTGCTCCATATAGACCCTGTGGTTCAAAGGAGCTAGCAGAGGTAACTTCAGATTGTTTAGGAGAAGATGATGCAGTTCTTTTGGGAAATCATGGAGTATTAGTAGTAGGTGCAAATATTGATACAGCATATGTGAATGCAGTAATTGTTGAAGAAGGTGCAAAGGTTGCCTATTATGCACAAAATATTGGAGGTATGAGAATTTTAGATGAAGAAGAATGTGCATATGAAAGAGAATCTGCAAAAAAAGGATATGGGCAAAAATAATCTATAAAAAAGAGGTGTTTGTATGATCTATGAATTTATGAGAATGATGGCAGGTTCAAGTTTGTGCAAATTATCAGATTATTATAATCAAAATCAATTTATTTTCAATATCTTTATTGTGATCGTTGGATTTTTATGGATTCTTTATAAAAGGAAAAGCAGTAATGCAACAAATTATTAATAAGAAAGGAGTATCATATGTGTACAGCAGAAATTGTATTAAAAAATGAAGCAGGACTGCATGCAAGACCTGCAAGTGTATTAGTAAAGATGGCAACAGGCTTTAATTGTAATATAAACCTTATAAAAAATGGTAGAAAATGTAATGCAAAAAGTATTATTAATATATTAAGCTTAGGAGCTAAATGTGGAGAAGCACTTTTTATTGAAACAGAAGGAGAAGATGAGAAAGAAGCGTTAGAAGCATTAGTGGAACTAGCTAACAATAATTTTGGAGAATAGGAGGATTCTGATGTTTAATGGAATTGGAGCTTCTCCAGGGATTGCAATGGGAAAGATTTTATTAAAAAAGGAAGCAAAAATAGAAATCGTGAAAAAAGATGTTAAAGATCCTATAGCAGAGGTACATGCATTGCATGATGCTAGAGTAAAAAGCAAAGATGAAATATTAAAACTATATGAACATACTTTAGAAACTATTGGAAAGAAAGAAGCTCAAATTTTTGAAGCCCATAGTATGATCGTTGAAGATATAGAAATTTTCAATCAGATAGAATCAAAAATAAAAGATGAGAAAGTAAATGCAGAATGGGCATTAAAAGAAGTTACAGATATGTTTATAGATATGTTTGCGAATATGGACGATGAATATATGAAGGAAAGGGCATCAGATATAAAAGATGTTACCAATAGGATTATTAGAAATCTTTTAGGGATAGAAGATATTGATTTATCAAACTTGAAAGAACCTGCAATTATTGTTGCAGAAGATCTGACCCCTTCGGATACTGCTAGTATGGATAAAAAGAATGTACTTGGATTTGTTACTGCTGTAGGAGGTAGAACTGCTCATTCAGCTATTATGGCTAGAAGCTTAGAAATACCTGCAGTGGTAGGAACTTCAGACATTTTATCTAAAGTAAATAATGGTGATTATATGGTGTTTGATGGTGATGAAGGAATTATTTATTTAAATCCTAGTCAAGATATTACTGATCGTTATGCTGAAAAGTTAGAGAAGAACAAAATATTTAAAAATACATTACAAAAACTAATAGGAAAAGAAAGTATTACCTTGGATGGCAAAAAAGTAGAATTAGCTGCTAATATTGGAACAGTTAATGATTTAGAGGGTGTTTTAAGAAATGATGCACAAGGAATAGGACTTTTTAGAACAGAATTTTTATATATGGATCGAACAAACTTACCTTCAGAAGAAGAACAATTTGAAGTATATAAAAAGGTTGCACAAACCATGA is part of the Crassaminicella profunda genome and encodes:
- the ptsP gene encoding phosphoenolpyruvate--protein phosphotransferase; protein product: MFNGIGASPGIAMGKILLKKEAKIEIVKKDVKDPIAEVHALHDARVKSKDEILKLYEHTLETIGKKEAQIFEAHSMIVEDIEIFNQIESKIKDEKVNAEWALKEVTDMFIDMFANMDDEYMKERASDIKDVTNRIIRNLLGIEDIDLSNLKEPAIIVAEDLTPSDTASMDKKNVLGFVTAVGGRTAHSAIMARSLEIPAVVGTSDILSKVNNGDYMVFDGDEGIIYLNPSQDITDRYAEKLEKNKIFKNTLQKLIGKESITLDGKKVELAANIGTVNDLEGVLRNDAQGIGLFRTEFLYMDRTNLPSEEEQFEVYKKVAQTMKEKPVVIRTLDIGGDKDLSYMDLPKEMNPFLGYRAIRLCLDQVDIFKTQLRALLKASSYGNIKIMFPMISCMEELKEAKCILESVKNDLKNENIVFNENIEVGMMIEVPAAAIISDMLAKEVDFFSIGTNDLIQYTVAVDRGNQKLSYIYNQFNPAVLRLIQLVIDNGHKEGIWVGMCGEVAGDPEMIPILAGMGLDEFSMSPTSILKARYILKNVDTQKIAELLDELLWISTASEVQTYIKKKISSIL
- a CDS encoding class II aldolase/adducin family protein encodes the protein MLLEEQRKKIVEIGRRIQSDKLVPLTFGNFSIRDFETGYVCITPSGMPYETLTPEDIVVVDVNGNHVDGKRTPSIETGLHCSVYRKRPEVGSVVHTHSTFVTAWASCNKEIPSVVAEVAALVSGKVKCAPYRPCGSKELAEVTSDCLGEDDAVLLGNHGVLVVGANIDTAYVNAVIVEEGAKVAYYAQNIGGMRILDEEECAYERESAKKGYGQK
- a CDS encoding PTS sugar transporter subunit IIB, with translation MRTFRVLTVCGTGIATSTVAAEKCKEMLTARGLSIEVIECKATEVESKVPVFQPDVIVHTTILGAKVAENVKKFRGLAFLTGIGMDKLADEISEYLKTLDK
- a CDS encoding sigma 54-interacting transcriptional regulator, with translation MKKDKIVQELKKIIKNEDQKNPYTDIEIAKKLNISRSDVSMIRCNLKIKDSRERRKNLLINEIQKILKEEKAASVRRVTAILNEKGYKISRNLVFKFLKEIEPSIKDNSSHEMNKFNEIPTKVEDIPYAFDSLIGSKGSLKPQIELAKAAILYPKNGLHTLIYGPTGVGKSEMAECMYGFAIESNTKKQDAPFIVFNCADYADNPQLLLSQLFGYKKGAFTGATDDKAGLVEKANDGILFLDEIHRLPPEGQEIFFHLIDKGRFRRLGETENYRQVNILLIAATTENIESNLLATFKRRIPMIIELPALSHRPFIERYKIIKNFFKQEAIRMNANIVVSQNVVKALILYEPIGNIGQIRSDIQVTCARSFLKLMGKENKSMKIDITELPNSVVKGLLKLNSYRNEMNKIVKGDLEVIDSNKVIIQNLDDTPYLLSKEIYKEIESKYKVLKFQGIDEEIINRIIENELETKIYKSVNTIRKNKYKLVKNDLEKIVGSKIVHIVEKMIDIAKEYHKDLDNSLFYCLATHLAASYERLIQNKPINNPKLEKIKTQYPKEFSIAKEMSELASYSLKVNFPEDEIAFIAMYLKSCARKDLLLQKHVGVIVLSHGRVAEGMATVANRLLGVNHAKAVEMSLDESPSVALKNTKQIAKEIGNEKGILFLVDMGSLTGFGEIIGKELSIKTRTINRVDTMMVIEAVRKAMMPDSNLDEMADSLQSDDKRISPKEIINEDKKVIICVCLTGEGTAKALENVISERVKLDNKIEVMTMSVLENHNISAIVKKMSQEKKVIAIVGTINPQIPFIPFIDASEIIEGTGVEKLDNYINLSNNMFNKKINKKVNILANELIDEKTTILKSDIRSKKEAIEKMTNLLYELGYVKEKFKDSVYKREDMLPTLFKGGVALPHANPKYVNKPIIGILTLEKPILWDANNEVDCIFVVAINEYYKDEFRKLYKMINDPYFLNKIKESRSFDELREVIRNV
- a CDS encoding PTS sugar transporter subunit IIA, which gives rise to MSKKLMLNEEVVAINVSVESREQLLHFMADMLKKEGYVKETYAEAILQREEKFSTGLPTEKFGVAIPHTDAVHVNEPMISIVTLKEPIQFLEMGNPDGEVDVKIVFMLAMKDSDTQVKLLTNLMGIVQNQELLKEIYEANKEQLILLINNKLSETY
- a CDS encoding HPr family phosphocarrier protein, translated to MCTAEIVLKNEAGLHARPASVLVKMATGFNCNINLIKNGRKCNAKSIINILSLGAKCGEALFIETEGEDEKEALEALVELANNNFGE
- a CDS encoding PTS galactitol transporter subunit IIC, coding for MTFINFILDLGASVMMPIIITILGLIFKQKFSKAFRSGLTVGIGFVAIFMIVGMLVSNLSPATQAMVENWGLSLDVMDVGWPISASISFGTTIVPAVFGICFLLNIIMLSFNWTKTMNVDIWNYWHFIFTGALVMYLTNNMVLGLIASAICFIIILKLADFTAPYVSDFFGMPGVSLPHTETVSWAPLGILIDKIIDRIPVINKIEMHPEGIQKKFGVLGEPMIMGLFLGAGIGALAGYDAKGIIALGVNMAAVMFLMPRMVRILMEGLLPLSESAREYIGQKFPGKEVYIGLDAAVAIGHPSVISTGLILIPITLLLAVVLPGNRVLPFTDLGLVPILIVWAVAPSKGNVFRGVITGTIFMALILLIATDLAEITTIMARDVQFPIPEGTSLISSLDEGAHLIPYLIYKVFSFFF